The Gloeobacter violaceus PCC 7421 DNA window AGGGGTAGAGCGGACGGTCTACACCTCATCGGTGGCGGCCATCGGCGTCAAAAGCCCCCGCGCCGATGAAAACCACCAGAGCCCACCGGACAAACTCGTGGGCGTCTACAAACAGTCGAAATATTGGGCGGAGCAGGAAGCACGTCGGGCCGCTGCCCGCGGCCAGGATGTGGTGATCGTCAACCCGACCGCGCCAGTGGGTCCCTTCGACAGCAAACCGACGCCGACCGGCGACATCGTGTTGCGCTTCTTGCGCCGCCAGATGCCCTTTTATCTGGAGACCGGCCTCAACTTCGTCCACGTGCGCGACGTGGTCCAGGGGCACCTGGCTGCCCTGGAGCGGGGCCGCTCAGGGGAGCGCTACATCCTCGGACACCGAGATTTGTCTTTCAAAGCGCTGCTCGACACGCTGGCGGAGGTGACCGGCATACCAGCCCCACAGATGGCTGTTCCCGATTGGCTGCCCCTGGGAGTGGCCTGGATCGACGAGCAGCTGCTCTCGCCCTTGCTCGGCCGCCCCCCCAGCGTGCCCATCGACGGCGTGCGCATGGCCGCCCAGCCGATGTACTACGACGCCTCGAAGGCCGTGCGCGAACTGGGGCTGCCCCAGACCCCCGTCCGGGAAGCGCTCGTCGATGCCGTAGACTGGTTTAGAAAGAACGGATACATCGGCAACGGGGGGGGATTCCGGCATGGCGGTTAGTCTCAAACAAGCGTTCGAAGTCGGAAAGTATTTGATTTCCCAGCGTCTCGCGGGCCGCGAGCGCTTCCCGCTGGTGTTGATGCTCGAGCCGCTGTTTCGCTGCAATTTGGCTTGCCCAGGCTGCGGCAAGATTCAGCACCCGGGCGAGATTTTGCGGCGCAACCTGACGCCTGAGGAGTGCTCTCGGGCGGTGGAGG harbors:
- the hpnA gene encoding hopanoid-associated sugar epimerase codes for the protein MTLRVFVTGGTGFVGANLVRLLLTEGYSVRALVREPAKAQDLAALGAEVVAGDLGSRALAGQMAGCRALFHVAAHYSLLQADRERLWQSNVLGTRNVLAAAREAGVERTVYTSSVAAIGVKSPRADENHQSPPDKLVGVYKQSKYWAEQEARRAAARGQDVVIVNPTAPVGPFDSKPTPTGDIVLRFLRRQMPFYLETGLNFVHVRDVVQGHLAALERGRSGERYILGHRDLSFKALLDTLAEVTGIPAPQMAVPDWLPLGVAWIDEQLLSPLLGRPPSVPIDGVRMAAQPMYYDASKAVRELGLPQTPVREALVDAVDWFRKNGYIGNGGGFRHGG